In Azospirillaceae bacterium, a genomic segment contains:
- the trpA gene encoding tryptophan synthase subunit alpha produces MSATSSRIDRRFAALKAEGRAGLVAFITAGDPDHETCLALLKGLPAAGADLIELGMPFTDPMADGPAIQASTLRALAAGARMTRTLDLVRAFRETDADTPIILMGYYNPVYAYGVDRFLVDAKVAGVDGLIVVDLPPEEDGELCLPAQAAGLNFIRLATPTTDKARLPAVLANTSGFIYYVSIAGITGAGSATSDAIATAVAHLRSGTPLPVAVGFGITTPEGAADVARVADAAVVGSAIVRRLEANLDGEGRPQPGLVPDVLGFVGQLAAGVRGARK; encoded by the coding sequence GTGAGCGCCACTTCTTCTCGTATCGACCGCCGTTTCGCCGCCTTGAAGGCTGAGGGCCGCGCCGGCCTGGTCGCCTTCATCACCGCCGGCGACCCGGACCATGAGACCTGCCTGGCCCTGCTGAAGGGGCTGCCGGCCGCCGGTGCCGACCTGATCGAGTTGGGCATGCCCTTCACCGATCCCATGGCGGACGGCCCGGCCATCCAGGCCTCCACCCTGCGGGCGCTGGCCGCCGGCGCCCGCATGACCCGGACGCTGGACTTGGTACGGGCGTTCCGGGAGACGGACGCCGACACGCCCATCATCCTCATGGGCTATTACAACCCCGTCTACGCCTATGGCGTGGACCGCTTCCTGGTGGACGCCAAGGTGGCCGGGGTGGACGGCCTGATCGTCGTCGACCTGCCGCCGGAAGAGGATGGCGAGTTGTGCCTGCCGGCCCAGGCCGCCGGATTGAACTTCATCCGCCTGGCGACGCCGACCACGGACAAGGCGCGCCTGCCGGCGGTGTTGGCCAACACTTCGGGCTTCATCTACTACGTCTCCATCGCCGGCATCACCGGTGCGGGTTCCGCCACCAGCGACGCCATCGCCACGGCGGTGGCGCATCTGCGGTCCGGCACGCCGCTGCCGGTGGCCGTGGGCTTCGGCATCACCACGCCGGAAGGGGCGGCCGACGTGGCCCGCGTGGCCGACGCTGCCGTGGTGGGCAGCGCCATCGTCCGCCGCCTGGAAGCCAACCTGGATGGCGAGGGCCGGCCACAGCCGGGCCTGGTGCCCGACGTGCTGGGTTTCGTGGGACAGTTGGCGGCCGGGGTGCGCGGCGCGCGGAAATAG
- the trpB gene encoding tryptophan synthase subunit beta produces the protein MSLNTYRAGPDEHGHFGIFGGRFVAETLMPLILDLEKAYDAAKDDPAFKAEFDYYLAQYVGRPSPLYFAERLTAQLGGAKIYLKREELNHTGAHKINNCVGQILLAKRMGKTRIIAETGAGQHGVATATVCALFGLPCTIYMGEVDIARQQPNVFRMKLLGAEVKSVTSGSRTLKDAMNEALRDWVTNVTDTFYIIGTTAGPHPYPALVRDFQSIIGRETREQMLAAEGRLPDTLVACIGGGSNALGLFHPFLDDLSVAMTAVEAAGHGIETGAHAASLTGGRPGVLHGNRTYLLQDEDGQILEGHSISAGLDYPGIGPEHSWLHDVGRVTYVSATDQEALAAFQRLSRVEGIIPALESSHALAEVIRSAPSLPKDHLMVVNLSGRGDKDIFTVAAELGVSL, from the coding sequence ATGAGCTTGAACACCTACCGCGCCGGTCCAGACGAGCACGGACATTTCGGAATCTTCGGGGGGCGCTTCGTCGCCGAAACCCTGATGCCGCTGATCCTGGACTTGGAAAAGGCGTATGACGCCGCCAAGGACGATCCGGCCTTCAAGGCGGAATTCGACTACTACCTGGCCCAGTATGTCGGCCGGCCCAGCCCGCTGTACTTCGCGGAACGGCTGACGGCCCAACTGGGCGGCGCCAAGATCTACCTGAAGCGCGAGGAGCTGAACCACACCGGCGCGCACAAGATCAACAACTGCGTCGGCCAGATCCTGCTGGCCAAGCGCATGGGCAAGACCCGCATCATCGCGGAAACCGGCGCCGGCCAGCATGGCGTGGCCACCGCCACCGTCTGCGCCCTGTTCGGCCTGCCCTGCACCATCTACATGGGCGAGGTCGACATCGCCCGCCAGCAGCCCAACGTCTTCCGCATGAAGCTGCTGGGGGCGGAGGTGAAGTCCGTCACCTCCGGCTCGCGCACGCTGAAGGACGCGATGAACGAGGCGCTGCGCGACTGGGTCACCAACGTCACCGACACCTTCTACATCATCGGCACCACCGCCGGCCCGCACCCCTATCCCGCATTGGTGCGCGACTTCCAGTCCATCATCGGGCGCGAGACGCGCGAGCAGATGCTGGCGGCGGAAGGCCGCCTGCCCGACACCCTGGTGGCATGCATCGGCGGCGGGTCCAACGCGCTGGGCCTGTTCCACCCCTTCCTGGATGACCTAAGCGTCGCCATGACGGCGGTGGAGGCCGCGGGCCACGGTATCGAGACGGGGGCGCACGCCGCCTCCCTCACCGGCGGGCGTCCCGGCGTGCTGCACGGCAACCGCACCTATCTGTTGCAGGATGAAGACGGGCAGATCCTGGAAGGCCACTCCATCTCCGCCGGGCTGGACTATCCCGGCATCGGGCCGGAGCATTCGTGGCTGCACGACGTGGGCCGCGTGACCTACGTCAGCGCCACGGATCAGGAGGCGCTGGCCGCCTTCCAGCGCCTGTCGCGGGTGGAGGGCATCATCCCCGCCCTGGAATCCTCCCACGCTCTCGCTGAAGTCATTCGCAGCGCGCCCAGCCTGCCCAAGGATCACCTGATGGTCGTCAACCTCAGCGGCCGGGGCGACAAGGACATTTTCACCGTCGCCGCCGAACTGGGGGTCAGCCTGTGA